The Desulfovibrio desulfuricans DSM 642 DNA segment AGCAGTACGGCAGGCTGGTGCATCCGGGTCAAAGCAGCACAGGATGGCGCACCATGATCCACCATCACGCTGTTGCGCCACGCAGCGGTCAAGCTGTCTGTCCGGGCAACTGGCGGCGGGGGCCAAATCCGGCAGGACGGAGCGGCAGGCAGCTTCAAGCCGCAGGCATTCAGCTTGCGCCTGTGCTTGATCCTGTTCCTTTCCCTGAGTTCTTGCTGGCGAGCTGTACCGGGCGCACCATGCTGGGCTGTCTACTTCTGCGATTTCTCTCGCGGAGGCAGCAGGGGGCAACAGGCACAGGGCCAGCAGGCTTGCGGCGGCAAAGCCCATGATAAAGGCGCAGGGCAAAAACCCTGCGCCAGTGCAATCAATATTTTTTGCCACGCCTAGCGCTTGTCCACCACGCGCTTGGATTTGCTGAAGGTACGCGGCAGGCTGGCGTAGTCCGCCACGCTCACGGAAACACGGGCCATGATGGCCTTGTGCAGGCGGGTTTCAAGCTCGTGGGCCAGGGCGGCATCGTTGCCTGCGGTCTGCCCCTGCCCGCGTTCCACGGTGAGGGCCAGATGGTCGAGTGAGCGCTCGTCGCGGGTGAGTTCCACCTGATATTCGCCGCCAAGTTCCGCAAACTGGCCGATAACTTCCATGAGCTGACCGGGGTAGATGTTTACGCCACGGTAAATGATCATGTCGTCCGAGCGCCCGAGGATGCGGTCATGGCGCGGCATGGCAAGGCCGCAGGAGCATTGGCCCGGCAGCAGGCGCGAAAGATCGTGAGTGCGGTAGCGCAGCAGGGGCACGGCCTCCTTGCACAGGCTGGTCACGACCATTTCGCCCACTTCGCCCTCGGCAACGGGCTGCATGGTGGCGGGGTCGAGCACTTCAATGATGAAGAGGTCGGCCCAGTAGTGCAGGCCTTCGTGGGCGTCGCAGTCGATGGCGGTGCCGGGGCCGTACATTTCGGTCATGCCGCCAATGTCGTAACAGCCCTCAAGGCCGAGCTTGCTTTCAATGGCGAGGCGCATCTTTTCACTGCGGGTTTCTGAACCGCAAACCATGCGCTTGAGCTTGATCTTGCCGCGCAGATCGGCGCGCTCCACTTCTTCTGCCAGCAGCAGGGCCATGGATGCGGTGGCCGTAAAGCCGGTGGCCCCCAGATCCTGCAAAAGCTGCAAGTGCATTTCAAGATTGCCCGGCCCCACAGGCACGGTAAGCATGCCAAGCCGTTCGCTGCCCACCTGAAAGCCCGCGCCAGCCGTCCACAGGCCGTAGCCCACGGCGAGCTGCATGCGGTCTTCGGGGGTAAAGCCCGCCAGTTCAAAGCAGCGGGCAATCTGAAGGCTGAACGTATCAATATCGCGTTGGGTGTAGGCCAGAATTTTGCGTTTGCCAGTGGTGCCGCTGGAGGCATGGATGCGCGCCACGTCACGCGGCGGTACGCACAGGAGCGGCAGGGGGTAACCCTCGCGCAGGTCTTCCACGTCGCAGGTGGGCAGGCGTTGCAGGTCGTCCAGGCTTGTGATGTCGTCCGGCTTCAGGCCGCAGGCTTCCAGCTTTGCCCTGTACTGGGGCGAATTCCAGGCCTGACGTACGGTGTAGCGCAGACCTTCAAGCTGTTTCTGGCGGATATCCTCATCGGTGAGCTGGGGAATAAAGCGATACGACATGAAGCTCTCCTGATTCCATTGGGGTCATGGGCTTGAAAAAGAAAATAAACCACACACTGCGGTTTTTTTGCGCCGCAGGCAAGCCCAAAGGGCGCTGCTGCCTACAGTTTGGCCCCAAGGGCGAACACTTCGCGCACCGAAAGCATGCGCTGCGCCGGTTCGGCATTCTTCTGCTGCTCCAGCGCCAGCATGAGCAACACGCGGGCCTTGGCGGGCGAAAGCATGCCGCCGGGCACAAAGCCCTCGTATTCATCAAGAGGCGTCACCGGGCCGGAACCGGTGCGGCTGCACCGGATAACAGGGATGCCCCCGGCAATGGCCTGCCGCAGCTCGTGGCGCACGGCATCGGGCATGGAGCCGTTGCCCATGCCAGCCAGCACTATACCCGCGCTGCGCTCCACGGAATAGCGCACAAGATCAACGGGCATGCCCGCGCAACCGTAGATCACATCCACGCGCG contains these protein-coding regions:
- a CDS encoding phenylacetate--CoA ligase family protein gives rise to the protein MSYRFIPQLTDEDIRQKQLEGLRYTVRQAWNSPQYRAKLEACGLKPDDITSLDDLQRLPTCDVEDLREGYPLPLLCVPPRDVARIHASSGTTGKRKILAYTQRDIDTFSLQIARCFELAGFTPEDRMQLAVGYGLWTAGAGFQVGSERLGMLTVPVGPGNLEMHLQLLQDLGATGFTATASMALLLAEEVERADLRGKIKLKRMVCGSETRSEKMRLAIESKLGLEGCYDIGGMTEMYGPGTAIDCDAHEGLHYWADLFIIEVLDPATMQPVAEGEVGEMVVTSLCKEAVPLLRYRTHDLSRLLPGQCSCGLAMPRHDRILGRSDDMIIYRGVNIYPGQLMEVIGQFAELGGEYQVELTRDERSLDHLALTVERGQGQTAGNDAALAHELETRLHKAIMARVSVSVADYASLPRTFSKSKRVVDKR